The sequence ACTTtcttgagctaacacatttggGCTAACTCACCGCCGCCATACTGAAAACAACCTATGACCTCGTGTGAACTACAGCACACCAAATGGGACAAACGTAATACTGAAGGCGTTTCGTTCTGACATACATCGTTGTGCTCTTCTCTTGTACTAGATCATATTATCAATATAATATCAATAATATGATATCAAATATTATCATTGTGAAAGCGAAGCTTTAAAACGTCAGTGTTTTACGAGGGAAAATAAGCAACCTGTCTAAAAAGTAGTGGACCATattgaatttcacattttctgaATGTCGCCTACTGCAACCTGTTCTGGGACCAAAATGATCGTCCGGATTGCCAAATAATCTAATGTATTCCAATGATTTTGAGCATGGTTGAAGGCAGAAGGAAAGGGACCAATGACTacacgcttggatagtccttcaaccaatcagaccaatgatccgggtgcgcctggtgtaaaagccagtttgtgattggttccagcaaacgtagaaaggaagcaggagagataaatgtgcaggttttcagcctgagctgcagggtgaaatctaATCGCAGagagatcgggctgggtttatcCAGTCAATGAAAAATGGGGGATGTAATATGAAATATAATGCAATGCTATGGAGGGGAGATATGACAGTCACCTAAGCACCACTTGAAAAATGGAGACAAATTTTCAAAACCTGTAGTCAATTTCACTCAAtttgaacaaaacacacatttattttatgtAGAATTGTCCTTTAATGGTAAATTACATTGAATATAAAATACATAACTCTTAAATACACACTCAAATTTCTATAAAACATGAAATACGGGAGCATTAATGGGTGAATTCCCCACATGCACTCACATCAAAAATGCAAAACTCCTCTGACATGGTCTTCAAATAACTATGCCACATTCCTCTCATTATCAACTCTGTTCTCAACCCCAGCTGCTAAATACATCACCATGCTGAAGAACACCATATTAGAACATAGAACAAAGTTAAggtcatacatacatacatacatacatacatacatacatacagtacagcagcaGTCAGTAAGGTCATCTTAGCCTCCCCAATGCATAAATAACCTAACAGATTGAGTCATAACTAATGCATATGCGAGAACTAAGACTGGCCTGAACATGGACAGTTAGGGCTGGAGTATAACATTGCGTTCTGGCTGTCATCAAGAGTGATGTAGATTCCTCTGTGGCTTTCCCTAAAAAGAACACTGAACCCTCCACCTCAATCCATTCATCCGAGTTCCAAGCAGAAGCTTAGAAGGGTTAGGATTCAAAATATACGTCCATGACAGAATCAGAAATCGTGGTTGTATTAAATAGCCGCATTTCCCTCAGAATGCCATTCCAAGGATAGGATTTGGTTTaggtttgatttagattttccGTTAACATGCAGCCCTATGCACAGCCATTCTATAACTAAACTTTTAACATTGTAGTTATTAAAAACTGAAAGCAATAGCAGCAATATtatggtctgtttttttttctgtttagttGATTGAAGTACAGGAAATAGACATCAGCTACAATGACTGCAATAGCTGGTAACCCGATCACAGTTGCAGGATTGAGGCAAAagaaacatgtactgtagcattgGTTTGCTTTGGGCCACACTGCTCCTCTGTGGGAGGAAGGAAGTTTGAAGGCACTATTTCTACACACTAACGTGCATGCACAAGTACCATGGTGGTGACAGACGGTAAGAACACCTTTGATCAGAAACCACCTGCCTGTCTCCCTACAGCTACTGTGAACTAAACTGCTAAGTGATAACATACACTGAGTGGACCTTTCCATGATCAGTACAGCTTTACAAACGAGACGTATACAAATCTGCTTCCTTGCTCccaaagagaaaaaacaaagtaCACAAGTGACTTTAATTATCACCAAATGCATTGGATAAACTGAGGGCATACCAAAGTTAAAGCTTCCATAAGGCCATGATTTGGTGTAGGTCAAAATGGATGTCAGTCAGGTGCAGTTGGGCCAATGTCAAAATCTAAGACTCCTGCAGCAAGTTCCACTAGGATAGAATATGATAAACATTGGATAGAGAAACACAAGTGGAGGTCCCCCCATCTAGTTAACATCACATGCAGACCAAAATAACTTGAACTTGGTGCTTAGTTTATTTACTGAGCATATAAGCAAAGCTTTCAAGAAACAAActtcaacacacatacacacatatgcatacacacatacatactttcATTTAGACAAAGCTGTATATTTCAAATGACAGATATATTAGAAAATTACTTATTTATGGTACATAAATAAATTCTAAGATGACAGAATGGACAAGCATTATGCAAGTTCAAATATTTCGATATTCCCTCTGTCTTGAGGGAATCCCTTTCAAATGTTTCttcataaaagacaaaaaattaGCCCGCAAGGTAAGAAGTCCTGCATTCCTCTAATGGCTATGTGGTTAAACAGGTACAGTTCCCTGCTGGGACCATAAGCAGTATAAAGTGCATTTATGTAAAATCATTCCAGGAAATCATTCTCCGCCCTTATAATGAGGTCCAGCCATTTTGAAAGGAGGCGGGTAATGAAGAGTTGAGAGGGTACAACACATTTCCATCGAAGGGTTAAGACATATCCTGACTGATCCGTTCTGAGCTGGTCAACACTGAGTTTGACATGAGATTACTCCATGCCTCAGGGAAAAGGTTTGCAGCATGTTGTCTTGTCCTCTTGATgcaacatatacacatatgaaCAAGGCATGAGTATGTGTCATCACATACTTCaatattgctttttttttttttttctttgcttttttaAAATCAGACAAGTCTCATTTGTATCAAACCTTTACAAAGCATCTCGCTTTCAGACAATAAATGTTTCTTTAAACAACCGTATTACATAGAAAACATCAGACAAGAGCCAAATTGAACataccccacccacacacacacccacacacacacacacacacacacctactcatacacagagacagagagagagagagagagagagagagagagggggagagagagatggagagagagggagcacccCTGGCCCACCCATGGGTGCAGCTTGGCAACGCTACCTAgcaacacaagtaaacatattaatctgtgtgtgtgcgtttgggggggggggggtcctgctGGTCCTGAACTCCAGGGGGGGTTAAGGCACCATCGCCACAAAAGCACCCAGCTGAGTGTTCACCTTAAACACAGGTCATCCACACTGGAAAAGCTAGCCACgtagcatgtgtgagtgtgtttgaccGCTTCCGCTCAGCATGCAAGCACGTCCTCCTAAGAGCCGAAGAGCCGAGAGAAAGTTGAAATGCACTTGCTgtgctgcccctgtgtgtgaacagtggtctcttcatttttgcATTCTTCTTAAATCAAATAGGCGCAAATACATAGCTGTACATAAAGAGACACGGAAAAAACAGGACTGCTCACTTGTTgatcacccacacactcacacgcacactcaaccACCACCAATATCCCATCTTTCTATGGGAGACTCAATCAGTCTCAAGTGGTCTTCAATTTATATTAACTTCCATATTAATAATATTAGAAAATGTCAGACCTTTATCTCCCTCAGACAAGCACAGGCTCCTGGCTCTGCTAAACCGAAACTGAATGGGGCTCGTCAACAGGCTAAACAGAGACACCCACTGACCTGAAGTCTTCTTATAAACATGATGGTGTGCCCACTGGTTGCCTGTTTCAGAGCTAATTGGTACGGACTAGTATTGGCAGCGGGTGGTAATGATCATATTTGATTCCAAGAGGTCTTGGGAACGGAGACACCACTGGCAGTCAGCAGTGATGATGACTTGGCAGATGGACAGGGGGAGGGGCAAGAGTCTATCGACTCAAGCGCCCCCCTGCTGTCAGACTGGGGCTACTGCAGGTCTGGGTGGGGTCAGTTGCACAGCAGGTAGTCCAGGGGCAGCTTGTCCAGGTTGCAGGTGTCGAAGAGGTCACTGATGCCTACGCTCTCGTCGGGGTCGAGCAGGTAGTCATCCTGGAGCAGCGGGGGGGAAAGgctgaggaaggaggagaggtctGACGCCGACGGGTTCTGGTCGTCCGTCTGCAGTAGGAGGCTTGTGAAGGGCGAGTCGATGGGGGACAGGTTGGTCACTGCCACTGCTGGAGACGAGCACCCTTGGTCGCCATCTACAGGAAACAAGCAGAATAGCAGGATATTGGGGTTAAGCCAGGTATATCGGTCCAACACCATGGGCCGAACTCATAGAGGGAGttctgtctatttttttttatctacatCTAAGAACCAACTCTATAGCAGGGTTTCAATTCAGCTCATTCATATTCTATGTGCATTCACGAGAATTCTGTTCAAGaatatgtgcatctgtgtgtgtttccatccaCTGTGTTAAGCAAGTTAAAGGCacccttgttttttttctctgtaacATATTTTTTCCAAGATCATTTTcaatcaaaatgcacatttaaaagctggATGGAAACCACGCTTGTATGTATAAAAGTATTAACATTGGATATAAAccctaccctggaaatccagagttctcacgagcgcacaatttgaattgtgtctgcaagatactcttgccaatgagcaatgatgcacattacttttttacttttacCCCAGGCATCGCGGAtaaccaatcaaatcggtgtatctgatataggcaggCCAGAGGCAAgttaaactgatgacgacagcactGCAACAttcaaagtcagtaaacattggtcatagtgttatccaaCTGCGTCAAAATCCTGAGTCAGTCGGAGTGAACATTGGTTGTAGTGTTATTAAATTGCATGCAGTGagatttcaaatgcatgcttggtgctgccCCTCGAGTTGGACCATTACATTATTTGTGGCCTAAATCTAAAAGATTACCAGGGTCTTGATTTGCCAGGCTACAGAAACCcagctcagttcagttcagttcccAGCTCTGGTGTGCCCTGGCTTTAAACTGAAGATCGACTTGCAAAACATGTCAAAATACACATTGATGGCTTGATATACACATACCAAGCACAGGCCAAACCACCTGTAAGTCTCTTACCATCAGACACTTTCATGAACGTAGTGGCAGCGCTACTTTGGCCGCCATCTTTGATGGGGCTGTCCGTCTCGCTCTCCTCCGGGCACAGGAAGACATCGATGGGGCCCTTGGTGCTGGTCAAGTGCACCTGTAAATTCTGGAGTCAAAATCGGGACATTTCTTtagaagacaaaaacaaattaaGACAAAAGCTCCATTTTCAAAACGAacaaatggaatggaatgaaattaaatgtcaagtacacaaaaaaaaagggggggggggggtgttaaatAACAGGCAAAAAAAGTCAACCCAAACCATTGTGTTATTCAAGAGCAGATGCTCTTCTCCAGTCAAGCTTGTGACAGCATCATGTTGGATAATGAGCTTGGACACAGACTGGAAAAGCACCTGCTCTTTGTGAacgtctacacacacagcactcatctCTTTATgaacgtctacacacacacacacacacagcactcatctCTTTGTGAacgtctacacacacagcactcatctCTTTGTGAACgtctacacacgcacacatgcacgcacgcaagcacgcacctTTGTgaacgtccacacacacacacacacacacacacacacacacacacacacacacacacacacacacacacacacacacacacacacacacacacacacacacacacacacacacacacacacacacacacacacacacacacacacacacacacacacacacacacacacacacacgtctgtgttCCCTCGCGCCGCTCACCTGCTCTGGGTCGGGCACCTCGAGCTTGGTGTCCGCCGGCGCCTTCACCACGATGACCGTCTGATCTCGCAGACCGTTTATGTGCCGCAGATCCTCATACGTCACATAGGCCAGCGTGGTGGAGGTTAAGGACCAAAACACTGAGAAACAACTACGCTGGACCAAAACACTGAGAAACAACTACGCTGGACCAAAACACTGAGAAACAACTACGCTGGACGCAGAGGAATACTCAGATGCACTGGACTTAAACACACTCTTCACCAACACTTGACAAAAGACgtgacaaaaacaaatcaaGAGAGTTTCTTTATCGCTTGGGAGAGTAAAATGTAACCAAATGGTTCTCTTTCCATCTGGTTCTCAATACTTGGATGAAATGTTCCTTAGATTAATCATGTTCTTGATCCTCTGCCTAGTTATTGCAAAACCAGAGTCTGAAGCTTTCAGCCTTCAGAGTGACATTCCCTAAACTACTTCTGTTCAACATAAAAAGGAAGCTAGACAGGCTTTggtgaaagaaaaacagaactgCTCTATTTAAGTGTCCTCTCCTGTGTCCTGACATCTACAGATGGGGATGAAACCACCACTGAGTCAGAGAGAGTTAAAGCGGAGTCAAAGACCTTAAATAGCCAAGGCTGAGTCGAGACCAAGACTTTTTGGATTTTGGAGCTGTCAAAACAGTCAAAACCCCATGTCTTCGGGAAGCAAGACTGAGTCGAGACAGAGAGACCTTAAAGGGTCTAGATGAGGACTCAAGACCGGACTCGAATGCTACAGCACTACACAGCCAAGCGACACATACTCAACAGCGCAGCAGGTATGCTTAAGTTCTGAAACATGGCAGCTTGCAATCACAGACAGGACGGAACACAGACGGGAGTGACCCAGTGGTCTGATTGGATATTTCTGGTTGGCGGGGGCCTCGGTCATGAGCTTGACGTCCTGTGTGCAGCTGGTGATGAGCTGGTCCAGCCTCAGCTCCTCCTGATGCAGTCGGGCCAGCTCGCTGCTCAGCGCCTGCCGCTGGGTCCCGACGCCCCCCGCCTCCGACAAGTTGCAGCCCCTGCAGCAGAAACAGGAccaacatatatacacacaggtcaggacaggtcaggtcaggtcaagTTTAGAGCGGTCTCCAAGAAGAAATGAAAAAGTAaccagatacaaacacacagactagCTCGGTGTTCAGAGCCTGCCACTTAAGTGCAATATATCCTGCCTGCATCTATTTAAAGTCCTCAAGAGCCTATTATTAAGGCAACAGACCTCACTACAGGGCCTGCTCAGAGGATGGACAACACACTGCCTACATAGCTCTATGTCTGAATGACATGCCTACATCCAACAAGCTACACAACAGCACCAGCTACTTTCATCATTTAAGCTTCCTGTTGTGTCAAGAACCCAGAAAACCATGTAATGGGCTGGTTTCTgcagtgagtcacacacacacatttctgacacacaaacattgacagATCTCTTGTTGTGCAAGGACTAAACAGCATTTCTCTATGACAGCAGTCATTTAGACCCAGGAAAAGTACAGGCCTACTGAAGATGAGTGACATTCTCTGCTGAGACAGGAAATagcatgtcagaacttttgccCTGAGACAATACATCAACACTAGTATTGGAGCATCGTCAGAATATCCTCACGCTCTTAAAACACAGAGGTTATGATGCAGCTAACTGCTACATATGTGTAGCTTGCATAGCAATATGGGGGTCGAACAGGCTTTAATTGGATCTGTTGGGGATAGTCAACGGgtgcctctctcccttccttcctcgattctcgtcctcactgatctagataaagaatgatggggcggcaacaaagggatagtctatccagtgttagttatagatcagtgggaacgcccctcgaggatcgaggagagatgttgagaggcacccaatgagtCAATAATTAGCAATCACACTTGGTGTCCATCCCTCCTCACCATGATAATTGTgcttgcattcacacacacaaccaacctttatttacacacacacacacacacacgagcacgcaCGCAGGGTGAATACCCTTGTCCCTGAATGAACTTGTGTATAAGCAATCCATAAGCCATATCAAAGAGTGTATGGATTTtgtggaagttttttttttctaaatcctGGTTAGAGGTTCGTTGTTTGGGGTTACTTTATCAGCTGGAATTGTTAGCTAGTAATATATGGTTTGGAAATACTCAGGTCTGAGTGAAACCAGCTGACAAGTCAGGGTAAGCCTGTGAATCAAAACTACTTAATCATGGTTCTGGGGACATCTCTGAACAGGTTGGCCACACAACAGCATCTCTGACACCCCTCCCACCAAAGCAATTATAGGGCTGGTTGGGTAAGGATGGCTGGCTAGCTAGCCATCAGTCAGTTAATACTACCAATGGAGCATACAGTAGCATTCCTAACAGTGATGTGTGGTATTACAAGGacatgtttgcttgcttgccTGCCATTGTTGGTGGTGTTCTCAGTGTTAGCATTGCACACGatcacatagggtgcctctcatttggtgttttatacaccctcccttccttcctcgatcctcgtcctcactgatctatataaagaatgatgcaggcggatccagacggtgatacggatcactccaaAAATTGAATCGTTTCTTCACCTTGGGTCATTTAAGACCTTCTCTgcaatttcatcgaaatccatagATAAATTTGAGTCGTCttgctaataaacaaacaaaccaatcaaacagagagacaaacaaaccctgatgaaaacataacctctttgGCAGAGGTAACTAGCACCTAGTTCACACTGGTGTAAAAGGGAGATAAACCCAGACTAGCGCCATGCAGACATCGGAGAGCAAATCGGCCCAGTGAGGACCTCACGTACATCCATTGAATGTTGTTTTTGGACTTCTTCTTGACCAGGTGCACGCCCTCCAGGACATTTGTGATGTCGTAGAGACGCCTCTTCTGGACGCTGAGCGTCTCGGCGGCCCAGTTCAAGTCCACCACACCGTCCGGCGCCTGGCTCAGCAGCTGCAGGAACTTCTTGGTCAGGAGGCCCAGAGACGTGTCGTACCGCGACTTCTCCTTGTCAGCCGGAGACTTGGGAGCTGCACAGACATTCAGAAACGCACATTAATTCAACACTGATAGCAATTctattaccgtaatttcccgactattagccgcggcttatacattgattttgcaaaaattcttcagctatgaggttaatacaggggggcagttattatggtgttaatatggttttgtttcttttaacttgcataaaacactgtcctgcggcttatatgcgggaaattactgtaactaacaaATCATATACAATGTAGTCGCTCCAGTCATACATGACAATCAAATGGCAGCCACCTGCTAATCAAATGTTGAGTGTTTATGTTTACGCCATTCCAGTGACCATTTAACCTATCTTGGGTAAGCCTAAATGTAAATTGGGTCTATACatgaatatatacacacactattcaAATTGGGCTGTAAATGGACTTTTACCCTCAGTTACACTTATTCATTAATTTGGGTTTAACACCAGAATCATGATCTGCGACTGCAGGGAGCACACACAAGGCTACTGACATAAGTGCATATCGATACTTCCAAGTGGGTTGGGATGAAAGCCTAACTGTAAATCATTACGGTTACAGGTACTTGCAAAGGCAAGTTAAAGTAATAATGAGCCTCCTGTACTTTTGCAAGGTTTGATGTTGGCCAGAGCGGGGCCATCTCTGCCCTTGGGAGTCGACCCCAGCTGAGTGGAGGGGAGCTGATCCGTATCATCCAACGCCAGGCGCCTCTTTGCCTGTGAAGAACACAATCAGAGCATATGAGTAATATGCAGAGAGCATGCAcgagggagtgaaagagtgatagtgactgattggttgattgagtgtgtgtgtgtctagggtaTGTGTATATTAGAGAACTACTATAGGGCCAAATCCCATACATTATTATGCTTATTGTCGTTTGGAAATCATCCATATGCTTGGGAACCATAACATTAACTT comes from Sardina pilchardus chromosome 6, fSarPil1.1, whole genome shotgun sequence and encodes:
- the LOC134082481 gene encoding transcription factor E2F3-like; translated protein: MRRGITSATEKVIITGVSGSTLDKNVVLTALSDRLTSTLPTTTYIHIITPPPNISQTSSICLSEPANGNLYSTPHGASLGAGQRPTLGRPPAKRRLALDDTDQLPSTQLGSTPKGRDGPALANIKPCKTPKSPADKEKSRYDTSLGLLTKKFLQLLSQAPDGVVDLNWAAETLSVQKRRLYDITNVLEGVHLVKKKSKNNIQWMGCNLSEAGGVGTQRQALSSELARLHQEELRLDQLITSCTQDVKLMTEAPANQKLAYVTYEDLRHINGLRDQTVIVVKAPADTKLEVPDPEQNLQVHLTSTKGPIDVFLCPEESETDSPIKDGGQSSAATTFMKVSDDGDQGCSSPAVAVTNLSPIDSPFTSLLLQTDDQNPSASDLSSFLSLSPPLLQDDYLLDPDESVGISDLFDTCNLDKLPLDYLLCN